One genomic window of Cannabis sativa cultivar Pink pepper isolate KNU-18-1 chromosome 2, ASM2916894v1, whole genome shotgun sequence includes the following:
- the LOC133033998 gene encoding basic leucine zipper 34-like, translated as MEEKGPFGGVEPYWKNKRPFEDNHNDDDDDDDDDELSKILMMNKGISSLPVWKKAHLMDYFGDGGVGSSSNEVPTKAFNTNITASSTTNNTLFSNLINENQGPKVAELIPSFCNTKESLDNRANDIQFRLGHNIDPNMDPRKMKRIISNRASSQRSRMKKAQYISDMENTVKALKCQILSLYPRVESYAKEYQLLQLEHNKLTHQISVYKDQDLLGQMEIEKNTTEVNRLRVLYKQQQQQLYEQQQQFQASSMAHHEGNLSMNQIMPNFNNQPTDIFPHHPNPDIEFEGNNINGITRNYNPNQDQSTRSMMVGNTIALQHDDDHHVEDQTRVQSWMSTTTNFIKEPKQHDHHDIETNIQFYKNHFRSTPEYA; from the exons ATGGAAGAAAAGGGACCCTTTGGAGGTGTAGAGCcatattggaaaaataaaagacCATTCGAAGATAAtcataatgatgatgatgatgatgatgatgatgatgagctaAGCAAAATTTTGATGATGAATAAGGGTATTAGTTCATTACCAGTGTGGAAAAAAGCACACTTGATGGACTACTTTGGTGATGGTGGTGTTGGTAGTAGTAGCAATGAAGTCCCCACTAAGGCTTTTAATACTAATATTACTGCTAGTAGTACTACTAATAATACCCTTTTCTCAAACCTAATTAATGAAAATCAAGGGCCAAAAGTAGCTGAGTTAATTCCAAGCTTTTGTAATACTAAGGAAAGTTTGGACAATAGGGCTAATGATATCCAGTTCAGATTAGGTCATAACATAGACCCTAACATGGACCCCAGGAAAATGAAACG GATAATTTCCAACCGAGCTTCTTCACAAAGATCTAGAATGAAGAAGGCTCAATATATCTCTGACATGGAAAACACAGTGAAGGCTTTGAAG TGCCAAATATTATCGCTATATCCTCGAGTTGAATCGTACGCCAAAGAGTATCAACTTTTGCAATTGGAGCACAATAAGTTGACACACCAGATATCTGTATACAAAGATCAAGATTTACTCGGACaga TGGAAATTGAAAAGAACACAACAGAAGTGAACAGGTTAAGAGTACTCTAtaagcagcaacaacaacaattatatgaacaacaacaacaattccaAGCATCATCAATGGCTCATCATGAAGGGAATTTATCAATGAATCAAATAATGCCTAATTTCAATAACCAACCTACCGACATCTTTCCACACCACCCAAATCCag ATATTGAATTTGAAGGCAATAATATCAATGGTATTACTAGGAATTATAATCCAAATCAAGATCAAAGTACAAGATCAATGATGGTGGGTAACACAATAGCACTACAACATGATGATGATCATCATGTTGAAGATCAAACAAGAGTACAATCATGGATGTCGACAACAACCAATTTCATCAAGGAACCAAAACAACATGATCATCATGACATTGAAACTAATATTCAATTCTATAAGAACCATTTTAGATCTACACCGGAATATGCATGA